From a single Peromyscus maniculatus bairdii isolate BWxNUB_F1_BW_parent chromosome 4, HU_Pman_BW_mat_3.1, whole genome shotgun sequence genomic region:
- the LOC102921887 gene encoding olfactory receptor 8K5-like, which produces MSHRNSTAPAEFILTQITHRPELQLPLLGIFLVTYGIAVIGNLSMIILTELDSRLHTPMYYFIRHLAFIDLGNCTVIYPKMMVNFVVDQNIISYYACAIQMAFYITFIISELFILSAMAYDRYVAICNPLLYSVIMSQRRCHVLVGIPYLYSIFQAVLITSKIFTLTFCGSNVISHFYCDNVPMLLLLCSNPRDIELLIILFSALNLISSLSVVLVSYFLILLAIYGMHSAEGRKKAFSTCGSHLTVVVVFYGTLLFMYLQPKSTHSFETDKIASVFYTLVIPMLNPLIYSFRNKEVKNAFLRVFKDLSKLCT; this is translated from the coding sequence ATGAGCCACAGGAACTCAACAGCGCCAGCTGAATTCATTCTGACACAAATCACACACAGGCCTGAGCTGCAGCTTCCTCTTTTGGGGATCTTCCTAGTCACCTACGGAATCGCCGTCATAGGCAACCTGAGCATGATCATTTTGACAGAGTTGGATTCTCGCCTTCACACACCTATGTATTATTTTATCAGACATCTGGCTTTCATTGATCTCGGCAATTGTACTGTAATTTACCCAAAGATGATGGTGAATTTTGTGGTGGATCAAAATATCATTTCTTACTATGCTTGTGCCATACAGATGGCATTCTACATCACTTTCATTATCAGTGAACTTTTCATCTTGTCTGCCATGGCCTATGATCGCTATGTGGCTATCTGCAACCCTTTGCTCTACAGTGTGATCATGTCTCAGAGACGTTGTCATGTGCTGGTGGGCATTCCATACCTCTACAGTATCTTCCAGGCTGTGCTGATAACTAGTAAGATTTTTACACTGACTTTCTGTGGCTCAAATGTCATCAGCCACTTCTACTGTGACAACGTCCCCATGTTACTTTTACTGTGTTCAAATCCACGGGATATAGAATTGTTGATCATATTATTTTCAGCACTTAATttgatctcctctctctctgtagtcTTAGTATCTTACTTTCTGATTCTACTAGCCATATATGGAATGCATTCTGCAGAGGGTAGGAAAAAGGCCTTCTCAACTTGTGGTTCTCATCTGACAGTGGTGGTAGTATTTTACGGGACTCTACTCTTCATGTACTTACAGCCCAAATCCACTCACTCATTTGAAACTGATAAAATAGCATCTGTGTTTTATACTTTAGTGATTCCCATGCTTAATCCCTTGATCTACAGCTTTAGAAACAAAGAAGTGAAAAACGCCTTTCTAAGAGTCTTTAAGGACCTAAGTAAACTTTGTACTTAA
- the LOC102922196 gene encoding olfactory receptor 8K5-like, giving the protein MGQQNATMPTEFILMGVTQSAELKLPLLAVFLTIYAITVVGNLGMIILTKVDSHLHTPMYFFIRHLAFIDLGNSTAICPKMLVNFVVDQNTITYYACATQMACFIMFIVSELSILSSMAYDRYVAICNPLLYSAIMSQRRCHALVAIPYLYSTFQALLFPIKYFTLTFCGTNVISHFYCDVVPLLPLICSQVQETELLTILFSAFNLISSLFVVLLSYMLILLTIFRMRSAEGRKKAFSTCGSHLTVVVVFYGSLIFMYVQPKSTHSFETDKMASVFYTLVIPMLNPLIYSLRNKEVKNAFHRVFKTL; this is encoded by the coding sequence ATGGGCCAACAAAATGCAACAATGCCAACTGAGTTCATCTTAATGGGAGTCACACAGAGTGCTGAGTTGAAACTCCCTCTGCTTGCAGTCTTCCTCACCATCTATGCAATCACCGTGGTGGGAAACCTGGGCATGATCATTTTGACCAAGGTGGACTCTCACCTACACACCCCTATGTACTTTTTTATCAGACACCTGGCTTTCATTGATCTTGGAAATTCCACTGCCATCTGCCCCAAGATGCTGGTGAATTTTGTTGTTGATCAAAATACCATCACCTATTATGCTTGTGCCACACAGATGGCATGCTTCATTATGTTCATTGTCAGCGAACTTTCAATCTTGTCttccatggcctatgaccgctatgtggccatctgcaaccCTTTGCTCTACAGTGCAATCATGTCTCAGAGACGCTGCCATGCACTTGTTGCCATTCCATACCTCTACAGCACCTTCCAGGCTCTGCTGTTCCCTATTAAGTATTTCACTTTGACTTTCTGTGGCACTAATGTCATCAGCCATTTCTATTGTGATGTTGTCCCCTTGCTACCTTTGATCTGTTCACAAGTCCAAGAGACAGAATTGTTGACTATATTGTTTTCAGCCTTTAATTTAATCTCTTCTCTTTTTGTCGTTCTTTTGTCCTACATGCTGATTTTGTTAACAATATTTCGAATGCGTTCCGCAGAAGGTAGAAAAAAGGCTTTCTCCACGTGTGGTTCCCATctgacagtggtggtggtgttctATGGGTCTCTAATCTTCATGTACGTGCAGCCTAAATCAACTCACTCATTTGAAACTGACAAAATGGCTTCTGTGTTCTATACTCTAGTGATCCCCATGCTTAACCCCTTGATTTACAGTTTAAGGAACAAAGAGGTAAAAAATGCTTTTCATAGAGTCTTTAAGACTCTATAA